CAACCCGTTCCTGCTGTTCCTCGGCACCGACTGGTACTGGTTCGACGAGATTCGCGACGACCCCCGCTTCGCGGACCTGATCCGCCGCGTGGGGCTTCCGTAGCCTGGGTCAGAAGATACGACGGGTCAGGTTCGCTTCTGATCTGTGCACGCGCAGGAAGGTGTATTCCGCGACTCGAAATCGGCGATCCCTCGTCGCCGGTCCAGCTCGATATGACAACACTCGAGTAAGAGCTCTTTGAGCTTGCGGCGTCCGCGGGATACCCGAGACTTCATCGCTGACAGAGTCAGGCCCATCCGTTCGGCGGCATCTTTTTGAGTGGCCCCATTGAGTTCCGTGAGCGAGAGAGGAACGGCGT
This portion of the Vicinamibacteria bacterium genome encodes:
- a CDS encoding sigma factor-like helix-turn-helix DNA-binding protein; translation: AVPLSLTELNGATQKDAAERMGLTLSAMKSRVSRGRRKLKELLLECCHIELDRRRGIADFESRNTPSCACTDQKRT